The nucleotide window ACCGGACTAAACTTCTTGGTCACCATCATCAAGATGCGCGCGCCCGGCATGACGTGGACGCGTATGCCTCTCTTCGTGTGGGCCACGGCGGTCACGGCGTTCTTGTCGTTCATCGCAACGGCGAACCTGTCCGCGGCCCTGCTGGCGCTCTTCATAGAACGCACGTTCAACGTGCCGTACTACGATCCGTCGCGCGGCGGCAGTCCAGTCGTCTGGCAACACGTTTTCTGGTTCTACTCGCACCCTGCCGTCTACATCATGGTCTTGCCGGCCTTCGGCATCATATCGGAGATCATTCCGACATTTGCGAGAAGGCCGATCTTCGGATACAAGGCCATCGCCTATTCGTCCACCGCGATCGGATTGATGTCGTTCATGGTCTGGGCGCACCACATGTTCACGAGCGGCCTCGCGCAGTGGGTCCAGTTGCCGTTCATGATCTTGACCATGGCGATCGCCGTACCGACCGGGGTCAAGGTGTTCAGCTGGGTGGCCACGCTGTGGGCCGGGAAGATCCGGTTGGCATCGCCGCTGCTCTTCGTCCTCGGCTTCCTGAGCACGTTCACGTTCGGCGGCATCACAGGGATATTCTTGGCGTCCGTGCCGGCGGATATCCACGAGCACGCGACCTATTTCGTCGTCGCCCATCTTCATTACGTGTTGTTCGGCGGCAGCGTGTTCGGGATATTCGCGGGCCTATATTATTGGTGGCCCAAGATGACGGGCCGCATGCTCGATGAGGGATTGGCGAAGCTGCATTTTTGGACGATGTTCATCAGCTTCAACGCCACCTTTTTGCCCATGCACTGGATCGGATTGTTCGGCATGCCGCGCCGCGTCGCAACGTACGATCCGGTCTACGGCGATACAAATCTGTTCATCTCGATCTCGGCGTTCGTGCTCGGCGCATCCATGCTGATCTTTGCCTATAACGCGCTTCGCAGCGCGAGACGCGGCGAGCTCGCGGGT belongs to Candidatus Eremiobacteraceae bacterium and includes:
- the ctaD gene encoding cytochrome c oxidase subunit I, coding for MAVVEVSHATSDHIHPPPETFVQKYVFSFDHKVIAVQYFITTGLFFVLAGLLAELMRAQLAGPNNHVLSVTMYNQAYSVHGSAMVWLVIIPVLTGAFGNLIMPLQIGARDVAFPWLNMFSFWLFPPAGILLFGSFLLGAPEAGWTEYPPISLQEPAGTSMWCAAIFLVGVSSTITGLNFLVTIIKMRAPGMTWTRMPLFVWATAVTAFLSFIATANLSAALLALFIERTFNVPYYDPSRGGSPVVWQHVFWFYSHPAVYIMVLPAFGIISEIIPTFARRPIFGYKAIAYSSTAIGLMSFMVWAHHMFTSGLAQWVQLPFMILTMAIAVPTGVKVFSWVATLWAGKIRLASPLLFVLGFLSTFTFGGITGIFLASVPADIHEHATYFVVAHLHYVLFGGSVFGIFAGLYYWWPKMTGRMLDEGLAKLHFWTMFISFNATFLPMHWIGLFGMPRRVATYDPVYGDTNLFISISAFVLGASMLIFAYNALRSARRGELAGPNPWGARTLEWMIPSPPPYYNFDRIPIVLAAPYDYGQPLPYREVAPEYLAAVPRF